One Rosa chinensis cultivar Old Blush chromosome 3, RchiOBHm-V2, whole genome shotgun sequence DNA window includes the following coding sequences:
- the LOC112194311 gene encoding uncharacterized protein LOC112194311 has translation MSSRHVFLRQASSGNRRRPLLKTHVTDCKDRVAEVAGGTAAECAAVCCCCPCGLVNLLVLVIYKVPVRLCRRVMRKNRRQRLIKKGLLPPRHVQCTCGCDGLELQFHPVGFESLTSEFKAVQKLVMEEESSDEDVIQLEKEMWDRFYGTGFWRSPTQRETPSNSNSNSNSKMITGI, from the coding sequence ATGTCGTCCCGGCACGTCTTCCTCAGGCAAGCCTCCTCCGGGAACCGCCGGCGGCCTCTGCTTAAAACCCACGTCACCGACTGCAAGGACCGGGTGGCCGAAGTCGCCGGCGGGACCGCCGCCGAGTGCGCCGCCGTGTGTTGCTGCTGCCCATGCGGGCTGGTCAATCTGCTTGTCCTGGTAATCTACAAGGTCCCGGTCAGGCTCTGCCGCCGCGTCATGAGGAAGAACCGCCGGCAGAGGCTCATCAAGAAAGGGCTTCTTCCGCCGCGCCACGTGCAATGCACGTGCGGCTGCGACGGCCTGGAGCTGCAGTTCCACCCGGTCGGGTTCGAGTCGCTGACGTCggagttcaaggcggtgcagaagTTGGTGATGGAAGAGGAGTCGTCTGACGAGGATGTGATTCAGCTCGAGAAGGAGATGTGGGATCGGTTTTACGGCACTGGGTTTTGGAGAAGCCCAACTCAGAGAGAGACTCCctccaactccaactccaactccaactccaaGATGATCACCGGTATATAA